Proteins from a single region of Argopecten irradians isolate NY chromosome 7, Ai_NY, whole genome shotgun sequence:
- the LOC138326715 gene encoding uncharacterized protein, with protein MSTRLWIVLLISFVYKSQSETLVPMKDYRDHPCIRSCQMNTPTVCEYDFHAEYLYTLSKACRGCPYNVIDCYRPGCIPADGNDRAVLVINRMLPGPAINVCEGDTVVVNLHNKMAGQSMSIHWHGILQYGTPFMDGVGMLTQCPVPAYTSFQYRFTAHDPGTHFWHGHSGLHRSDGIFGAFVVRQVAEREVHHGLYDYDLPEHTMLVNDWLMELAVERFANHHHAYGDNKPASMLINGKGAHRFFYDNEQHENITTPYEVFNVEHGRRYRFRIINNGLLYCPIQVSVDNHSLHVIASDGSPFHPIDVQSLNIFSGERYDVVILADQEVGNYWIRARGLGDCTNKYANQQAILRYAGSAEEFPLQPTGYQFGSRDGKHLNPLNEKATDTLIPVTQLKNLNPPTRAITLLSDKKFYLSMGFNRVDNFNFYTGPDYDPVGVTKEDYVPLLTPQINHISTTLPPSPPLTQFHDIPKDTFCNADTVNKNCSQEYCECVYTLKVDLNDTVELIIIDEGRIWDANHPMHLHGNKFRVVGMDKLNKSTTLEEVKKLDDEGKLTRNLVDPVDKDTVTVPDGGYVILRVHAINPGFWFMHCHIEFHADIGMGFVLQVGELHEMPRAPTNFPRCGSWKTSREQT; from the exons ATGTCGACAAGATTATGGATAGTGTTACTGATTTCTTTTGTCTACAAAAGTCAATCCGAAACCCTGGTCCCGATGAAAG ATTACCGCGACCATCCATGTATACGGTCATGCCAGATGAACACACCAACTGTATGCGAATATGATTTCCACGCCGAATACTTGTACACTCTCTCCAAAGCCTGTCGAGGTTGTCCTTACAACGTCATAGACTGTTACAGACCCGGATGTATCCCAGCCGACGGAAACGACCGAGCAGTTCTCGTCATCAACCGGATGTTACCGGGACCTGCCATAAAC gtGTGTGAGGGAGACACAGTCGTGGTCAATCTACATAACAAAATGGCGGGCCAGAGTATGTCAATCCATTGGCATGGTATATTACAGTACGGCACTCCATTCATGGACGGGGTTGGGATGCTGACCCAGTGCCCAGTACCAGCCTACACTTCATTTCAATACCG ATTTACAGCCCATGATCCTGGGACACATTTTTGGCACGGACATTCCGGTCTTCATCGTTCTGACGGGATCTTTGGAGCCTTTGTAGTTCGCCAAGTAGCAGAACGCGAAGTTCACCACGGTCTCTATGACTACGACCTTCCCGAACATACTATGCTCGTCAACGACTGGTTAATGGAATTGGCTGTTGAGCGGTTCGCCAATCACCATCATGCTTACGGAGATAATAAGCCTGCGTCAATGCTCATAAACG GTAAGGGTGCACATCGTTTTTTCTACGACAACGaacaacatgaaaatataacaacaccATATGAAGTGTTTAATGTTGAACACGGACGACGTTACAGATTCCGGATAATAAACAATGGCTTATTGTATTGCCCTATACAGGTATCGGTAGATAACCATTCACTTCACGTCATCGCCAGCGACGGAAGTCCATTCCATCCAATAGACGTCCAAAGTCTCAATATCTTCTCTGGTGAGAGGTATGACGTAGTCATTCTTGCTGACCAAGAGGTGGGCAATTACTGGATTAGAGCACGGGGTTTAGGAGACTGTACAAACAAATATGCTAACCAACAAGCCATTCTTCGGTACGCAGGATCAGCTGAGGAATTTCCACTTCAACCAACTGGATACCAATTTGGATCACGTGATGGGAAG CACCTCAATCCCCTCAATGAAAAGGCAACAGACACACTAATACCGGTCACACAACTCAAGAACCTGAATCCGCCTACAAGAGCGATAACACTCCTGTCAGATAAGAAGTTCTACCTCTCCATGGGTTTTAACAGAGTGGACAACTTCAACTTTTACACGGGACCTGATTATGATCCTGTTGGGGTTACTAAGGAAGACTATGTCCCTCTACTGACACCACAAATTAACCACATTAGTACCACCCTACCACCTTCACCTCCTCTGACACAGTTCCACGATATACCAAAG GACACGTTCTGTAACGCTGACACTGTCAATAAGAACTGCTCACAGGAGTACTGTGAGTGTGTTTACACTCTCAAAGTGGACCTTAACGACACAGTTGAATTGATCATCATAGACGAAGGGAGGATCTGGGACGCCAATCATCCAATGCATCTCCATGGGAATAAATTCAGAGTCGTCGGCATGGACAAG CTAAACAAATCTACAACACTCGAGGAGGTCAAGAAGCTAGACGATGAAGGCAAACTAACCAGAAATCTAGTGGATCCGGTTGATAAGGACACAGTTACTGTTCCGGACGGGGGATATGTTATTCTTCGTGTTCACGCTATCAATCCAG GTTTCTGGTTTATGCACTGTCACATTGAATTCCACGCTGATATTGGAATGGGGTTTGTACTGCAAGTCGGTGAGCTACACGAAATGCCTCGTGCGCCAACGAATTTCCCTCGCTGTGGAAGCTGGAAAACTTCACGAGAACAAACGTGA